A stretch of the Coprobacillus cateniformis genome encodes the following:
- a CDS encoding DUF885 domain-containing protein, which produces MKYLKRLSIVILSAFMAISLIGCQPQTKNNEEVQKQFDEFIQTQFVNTMESDYTTAHTFMVNPKDFGVDMSQVDVNLGIRITDENLKKSKEDQASVLKEFKTFNRDDLTDEQKDTYDIFKFQAELDEKLNDDKFDYYQQIFESMTGIHYQLPTMLADWQLRNEQDVKDLISVVNDIQPYMDSALDYTKKQEEKGLLMADLNEVIAYCDKVIKKGDQSAVLEAMKKSIDNLSLEKGTEYKKQLSQAFKDSFIPAYEDIRDTMKSFKSGTNNTEGYAKFKNGKEYYELLLQKNIGSNKSVSDIQSMMTKAYNSHLKNLMAVATKDPNIINKSEPKTNYKNYTEMLDDIQKNLFNDFPEVKNRSYHIEDINKEIASSSGVAAYFNIPPLDGTDKKQLRVNPNSADVSTVSTYHTVAHEGFPGHMYQYAYMYENISSPYRKALANSSAYSEGYAVYAQYYAFKYLTDIDQNYLELTKENELATYCIIILADIGIHYEGWSFEQFKDFLNTKGLTLEDDEQFKSQYYQLQANPSAFQPYYVGYEEINALKENAENKLGSKFKDKDFHTALLKSGTAPFNVVERNIDKYIEENK; this is translated from the coding sequence ATGAAATATTTAAAAAGACTTTCAATAGTTATATTATCTGCTTTCATGGCTATTTCATTAATAGGGTGTCAGCCGCAAACAAAAAACAATGAAGAAGTTCAAAAACAATTTGATGAATTCATTCAAACACAATTTGTGAATACAATGGAAAGTGACTATACAACTGCTCATACATTTATGGTCAATCCTAAAGATTTTGGTGTTGATATGAGTCAAGTTGATGTCAATTTAGGAATTCGTATTACAGATGAAAATTTGAAAAAAAGCAAAGAAGATCAAGCTTCTGTACTTAAAGAATTCAAAACATTTAATCGCGACGATTTAACAGATGAACAAAAAGATACATATGATATTTTTAAATTCCAAGCTGAATTAGATGAAAAACTGAATGATGATAAATTTGATTATTATCAACAAATCTTTGAAAGCATGACTGGTATTCATTATCAATTACCAACAATGTTAGCAGACTGGCAGTTACGTAACGAACAAGATGTAAAAGATTTAATTTCTGTTGTCAATGATATTCAACCCTATATGGATAGTGCTTTGGATTATACAAAGAAACAGGAAGAAAAAGGTTTGTTGATGGCTGATCTTAATGAAGTGATTGCATACTGTGATAAGGTAATTAAAAAAGGAGATCAGAGTGCAGTTTTAGAAGCTATGAAAAAAAGTATTGATAATCTTTCACTAGAGAAAGGAACTGAGTACAAAAAACAACTCAGTCAGGCATTTAAAGATTCATTTATTCCTGCTTATGAAGATATTAGAGACACAATGAAATCTTTCAAATCAGGAACAAATAATACTGAAGGATATGCTAAGTTTAAAAATGGAAAAGAATATTATGAGTTATTACTACAGAAAAACATTGGTTCAAATAAATCAGTATCTGATATTCAATCAATGATGACAAAAGCATACAATAGCCATTTGAAGAATTTAATGGCAGTTGCTACAAAGGATCCAAATATTATAAATAAGTCAGAACCAAAAACAAATTATAAGAATTACACAGAAATGTTAGACGATATTCAAAAGAATTTATTTAATGATTTCCCTGAAGTTAAAAATAGAAGTTATCATATTGAAGATATCAATAAAGAAATTGCCTCATCTTCAGGTGTTGCTGCTTATTTTAATATTCCTCCACTTGATGGAACTGATAAGAAACAATTGCGTGTCAATCCAAATTCAGCAGATGTTTCAACTGTTTCAACTTATCATACTGTTGCACATGAAGGATTTCCTGGACATATGTATCAATATGCCTATATGTATGAAAACATATCTTCTCCTTATCGCAAAGCATTAGCGAATAGTTCTGCTTATTCTGAAGGTTATGCTGTTTATGCACAATACTATGCCTTTAAATATTTAACAGATATTGATCAAAACTATTTGGAACTGACAAAAGAAAATGAATTGGCAACTTATTGTATTATTATTTTAGCAGATATTGGCATTCATTATGAAGGTTGGTCATTTGAACAATTTAAAGATTTCTTAAATACTAAAGGTTTAACTTTAGAAGATGATGAACAGTTCAAAAGTCAATACTACCAACTACAAGCAAACCCATCTGCATTCCAGCCTTACTATGTTGGATATGAAGAAATAAATGCTTTAAAAGAAAATGCTGAAAATAAACTCGGATCAAAATTCAAAGATAAAGATTTCCATACGGCACTTTTAAAAAGTGGAACTGCTCCATTTAATGTTGTTGAACGCAATATAGATAAATATATTGAAGAGAATAAATAA
- a CDS encoding YitT family protein, whose translation MTLKTVKNIIGILLGNTLYALAVVLFIVPSGLITGGSTGLAIAAHHVFQIPITLFVSIFNIGMFAIGFFVLGKTFALTTLISTFYFPLILSVFEQTIGYTKMTSDPLLAALFGGVMIGTAIGLVIKCNASTGGMDIPPLVINKKMGIPVSVSMYVFDFIILLMQVFYTDKEMVLYGIVLVATYTLVLDKVLVFGKAQTEVMIVSKEYEKINNVIIQELDRGTTMLKSISGYMKNEYPVVMTVVSNRELPKLNDLILNIDEHAFMVVSKVNEVRGRGFTFKKEYIES comes from the coding sequence ATGACTCTAAAAACAGTGAAGAATATTATTGGTATTCTTTTAGGAAATACGTTATATGCTTTAGCAGTTGTTTTATTTATTGTTCCAAGTGGTCTCATAACAGGTGGTTCTACTGGTTTAGCGATTGCTGCTCATCATGTTTTTCAAATACCAATAACATTATTTGTTTCCATCTTTAATATAGGTATGTTTGCAATAGGTTTTTTTGTTTTAGGAAAAACATTTGCATTGACAACTTTAATCAGTACATTTTATTTTCCACTCATTTTAAGTGTCTTTGAACAAACAATTGGATATACAAAGATGACAAGTGACCCATTGTTAGCTGCCTTGTTTGGTGGAGTTATGATAGGAACAGCTATTGGACTTGTTATTAAGTGTAATGCTTCAACTGGAGGAATGGATATTCCACCACTTGTCATTAATAAGAAAATGGGAATACCTGTTTCTGTTTCTATGTATGTTTTTGATTTTATCATTTTGTTAATGCAAGTCTTTTATACTGATAAAGAAATGGTTTTATATGGGATTGTCTTAGTAGCGACATATACATTAGTATTGGATAAAGTTCTAGTATTTGGAAAAGCACAAACTGAAGTTATGATTGTTTCTAAAGAATATGAAAAGATTAATAATGTTATTATACAAGAGTTAGATAGAGGAACAACGATGTTAAAGTCTATTTCTGGTTATATGAAAAACGAATATCCAGTTGTTATGACTGTTGTATCTAACAGGGAATTACCAAAACTTAATGACTTAATATTGAATATTGATGAACATGCATTTATGGTTGTAAGTAAGGTCAATGAGGTTCGTGGTAGAGGCTTTACTTTTAAAAAAGAATATATTGAATCATAG
- a CDS encoding Mrp/NBP35 family ATP-binding protein, translated as MSNECNHDCGACQEECDEKSFLAPMNAHSHVKKVIGIVSGKGGVGKSSITSLLAVLKQREGHNVAILDGDITGPSIGKTFGVDDTEIYSNGKEIIPAQTAHGMKIMSTNLLLEHPEDPVVWRGPILAGMIKQFWTDVKWGEIDYMFVDMPPGTGDVPLTIFQSLPLDGIVIVTSPQELVSMIVGKAVNMARQMNIPILGIVENMSYVKCPDCGKKIFVFGKSHLEDVIHKYDLNVLGQIPLDSELTKLSDMGMIEEYESDWLTELNTKVREF; from the coding sequence ATGAGTAATGAATGTAATCATGATTGTGGAGCGTGTCAAGAAGAGTGTGATGAAAAAAGTTTTCTAGCACCAATGAATGCTCACTCTCATGTTAAGAAAGTTATTGGTATTGTCAGTGGGAAAGGTGGTGTTGGTAAGTCTTCTATTACATCTTTATTAGCTGTTTTAAAACAAAGAGAAGGTCACAATGTTGCTATATTAGATGGCGATATTACAGGTCCATCAATTGGTAAAACATTTGGTGTCGATGATACAGAAATTTATTCTAATGGAAAAGAGATTATTCCAGCCCAAACTGCACATGGAATGAAAATCATGTCAACTAATCTTTTATTGGAGCATCCTGAAGATCCTGTTGTTTGGCGTGGTCCAATCTTAGCTGGAATGATTAAACAGTTTTGGACTGATGTCAAATGGGGTGAAATTGATTATATGTTCGTTGATATGCCACCAGGAACAGGTGATGTTCCATTAACTATATTCCAATCATTACCTCTTGACGGAATTGTCATTGTCACAAGTCCCCAAGAACTTGTGAGTATGATTGTTGGTAAAGCGGTGAATATGGCTAGACAAATGAATATTCCAATCTTAGGGATTGTTGAAAATATGAGTTATGTGAAATGTCCTGATTGTGGAAAGAAAATTTTTGTATTTGGAAAAAGTCATTTAGAAGATGTTATACATAAGTATGATTTGAATGTTTTAGGACAGATACCATTAGATAGTGAATTAACAAAGTTAAGCGATATGGGAATGATTGAAGAATATGAATCAGATTGGCTAACTGAATTGAATACAAAAGTTAGGGAGTTTTAA
- a CDS encoding DUF1307 domain-containing protein: protein MKRLLKLGMCIMIAAVVLNGCGGGDSKIETVVYEGEINGTKISSTINYLGDRVLKQKTVSVMNFADLGITKDEMEQTVEQYKKLYDIKGVNYRADITGDKITETTIIDYETADFYDLKAAKIITGAKKDGKILYVSYEQTVKNLESTGLTKK from the coding sequence ATGAAAAGATTATTAAAATTAGGAATGTGTATAATGATAGCAGCAGTTGTATTAAATGGTTGTGGAGGAGGAGATTCTAAAATTGAAACAGTAGTATACGAAGGTGAGATTAATGGAACTAAGATTTCAAGCACAATTAATTATTTAGGAGATCGTGTTTTAAAACAGAAAACTGTCTCTGTAATGAACTTTGCAGATTTAGGAATTACAAAAGATGAAATGGAACAAACAGTTGAACAGTATAAAAAGCTTTATGATATAAAAGGGGTCAATTATAGAGCTGATATAACTGGTGATAAAATAACTGAAACAACAATAATAGATTATGAAACAGCAGATTTCTATGATTTAAAAGCAGCTAAAATCATTACTGGTGCAAAAAAAGATGGTAAAATACTGTATGTAAGTTATGAACAGACAGTGAAAAATTTAGAAAGTACTGGATTAACAAAAAAATAG
- a CDS encoding SPFH domain-containing protein codes for MAIIDLVKYDASPDVFAWKYPDQELSTWTQLIVNESQEALLYKGGKALDLFSPGRHVLETANIPLLTKLIGLPFGGKSPFTAEVWFVNKTVSMDIKWGTPSPIQLQDPKYKVFLPVRSYGQFAIRIEDSRKFLTELVGTLPYFDKEQVTSYFKGVYLTKVKDAISSYIIKNGISVLEINASLEELSDYIQEKMVPEMAEYGIKIVNFNINDISVPEDDSAVKKLKDALAKRAEMDIIGYSYQQERSFDTLEGAAKNEGGAGGMMGAGIGLGMGVGIGGPMGQQVGGLTSQIDTSTKMKECPKCHQKIAENVKFCPMCGADTRITDVKECPHCHVNIPAHAKFCPECGKPLQKNCPKCGLEVGSNIKFCPECGEKL; via the coding sequence ATGGCTATTATTGATTTGGTAAAATATGATGCTTCACCTGATGTGTTTGCATGGAAATATCCTGATCAGGAATTGAGTACGTGGACACAATTAATTGTGAATGAATCACAAGAAGCATTGTTATATAAAGGTGGAAAAGCCTTGGATTTATTTAGTCCAGGACGTCATGTTTTAGAAACAGCGAATATACCTTTGTTAACAAAATTGATTGGTTTACCTTTTGGAGGAAAATCACCATTTACTGCTGAGGTTTGGTTTGTCAATAAAACAGTATCTATGGATATTAAGTGGGGAACACCGTCTCCTATTCAATTGCAAGATCCAAAGTATAAAGTTTTTTTACCAGTTCGTTCTTATGGGCAATTTGCAATACGAATAGAAGATTCAAGAAAATTTTTAACTGAGTTGGTTGGGACATTGCCTTATTTTGATAAAGAGCAGGTTACAAGTTATTTTAAAGGAGTTTATCTAACAAAAGTCAAAGATGCCATTTCTTCATATATTATTAAAAATGGTATTAGTGTTTTAGAAATTAATGCTTCTTTAGAAGAGTTATCAGATTATATTCAAGAAAAAATGGTGCCTGAAATGGCTGAATATGGTATTAAGATTGTGAATTTTAATATTAATGATATTAGTGTACCAGAAGATGATTCGGCAGTTAAAAAATTGAAAGATGCTTTAGCTAAACGTGCTGAAATGGATATTATTGGTTATAGTTATCAACAAGAAAGATCATTTGATACATTAGAAGGTGCTGCTAAAAATGAAGGTGGTGCTGGAGGAATGATGGGGGCTGGAATTGGTCTTGGTATGGGCGTTGGTATTGGTGGACCAATGGGACAGCAAGTTGGTGGTTTAACAAGTCAGATTGATACATCTACAAAAATGAAAGAATGTCCAAAATGTCATCAAAAAATTGCAGAAAATGTGAAGTTCTGTCCAATGTGTGGTGCTGATACAAGAATCACTGATGTTAAAGAATGTCCACACTGTCATGTCAATATACCAGCACATGCAAAGTTCTGCCCTGAATGCGGAAAACCTCTTCAAAAGAATTGTCCAAAATGTGGTCTGGAAGTTGGGTCGAATATAAAGTTCTGTCCTGAATGTGGTGAAAAATTATGA
- a CDS encoding BglG family transcription antiterminator, whose amino-acid sequence MNLKKNEIEIIKLLIASTNYISSYDIATATGINRRLVRDEMLNVKIILKSLGYELVSKTSKGYIIEGKSSHSLQGLFHIIEDAERQREYVFPTLPQERQSYILKRLVENNTYMKIDDLADELLISRSTISSDLKKARQDIKKYGLIMKQKPNYGICIVGDEVNKRKPLCDSLFTNLRQSEMFYDYLNSYITNPDSLENGIIKIIKHHHVEMSDIALCDFLLSLSVSITRILAGHTIAKSPDLKPILGRNEFECAKDIAHFIEDRNECQMNEHEINQIAIELICKRSSKGVTPQNSPEIHHLVNEILSEIYQQTLLQFNDSHFYKTFTLYVEAAIIRLTYKEKIRNPLFDELKTTYPLAYELAEITSSIIKKYTHQALSMSELAFFAIIFNTVIHNHKTNKKRVLLLCGLGGGAEQLNAKQIIERFENEIDIVKTSQYYKLPDEDLNQYDFIISTVPIHKDLLIPHINISQIINQDDLNKIDNYLSYLFNKNRIETLFHPKLYKTNVKARNKTDVVNEFFKMLKAQYPHIKESFKNNLMIKDQNTFIPYKNKIAIIRLNKPLNQNNILAVLILQKPIIWHKKEVQMIILFSCSDSNNYIYNTLTNILTNLSIKEKGNWNLIEDTSYPMFLKMMIRNQF is encoded by the coding sequence ATGAATTTAAAGAAAAATGAAATTGAAATTATTAAATTGCTTATTGCCTCAACAAATTATATTTCTTCTTATGACATAGCAACTGCAACTGGTATCAATAGAAGACTGGTACGAGATGAAATGCTGAATGTCAAAATCATTTTAAAATCACTTGGTTATGAGTTAGTATCTAAGACTTCCAAAGGATATATTATTGAAGGAAAATCATCACATTCATTACAAGGTTTGTTTCACATCATTGAAGATGCTGAACGTCAAAGAGAATATGTTTTTCCAACATTACCACAAGAAAGACAGAGTTATATTTTAAAAAGATTAGTGGAAAATAATACATATATGAAAATAGATGATCTTGCTGATGAACTTTTGATTAGCCGTTCTACAATCTCCAGTGACTTAAAAAAAGCTCGTCAGGATATTAAAAAATATGGTCTTATAATGAAACAAAAACCGAATTATGGTATCTGTATTGTTGGTGATGAAGTGAATAAAAGAAAACCTCTATGTGACTCTCTATTTACGAATCTTAGACAATCTGAGATGTTTTATGATTATTTAAACTCATATATTACAAATCCAGATTCATTAGAAAATGGAATCATTAAAATAATCAAACATCATCATGTAGAAATGTCTGATATCGCATTATGTGATTTTCTTTTAAGTCTGTCTGTCAGTATTACTCGTATTCTTGCTGGTCATACCATTGCCAAATCTCCTGATTTAAAACCAATTCTTGGGCGTAATGAATTCGAATGTGCAAAGGATATTGCTCATTTTATTGAAGATAGAAATGAATGTCAAATGAATGAACATGAAATCAACCAAATCGCAATTGAACTTATTTGTAAAAGATCTTCCAAAGGTGTGACACCACAAAATTCACCTGAAATTCATCATCTTGTCAATGAAATATTATCTGAAATCTATCAACAGACATTACTCCAATTTAATGACTCACATTTCTATAAAACTTTTACTTTATATGTAGAAGCTGCTATAATTCGCTTAACTTATAAAGAGAAAATTAGAAACCCACTTTTTGATGAATTAAAAACAACTTATCCACTTGCATATGAACTGGCTGAAATCACTTCATCAATTATTAAAAAATATACACATCAGGCTTTATCAATGAGTGAACTTGCATTTTTTGCAATTATCTTTAACACTGTTATCCATAATCACAAAACAAATAAAAAAAGAGTTCTACTTCTTTGTGGACTTGGTGGCGGTGCTGAACAATTAAATGCTAAACAAATTATAGAACGTTTTGAAAATGAAATTGATATTGTGAAAACTTCTCAATACTATAAATTACCTGATGAAGATTTAAATCAATATGATTTTATCATTTCTACTGTACCAATTCATAAAGATTTACTCATTCCACATATCAATATTTCACAAATCATTAATCAAGATGACCTTAATAAAATTGATAATTATCTCTCCTATCTCTTCAATAAAAATAGAATAGAAACCCTTTTTCACCCTAAACTTTATAAAACAAACGTCAAAGCACGTAATAAAACAGATGTTGTCAATGAATTTTTTAAAATGTTAAAAGCTCAGTATCCTCATATAAAAGAATCATTTAAAAATAATCTGATGATTAAAGATCAAAATACATTTATTCCCTATAAAAATAAAATAGCAATTATACGCTTAAATAAACCTTTAAATCAAAATAATATACTTGCTGTATTAATTCTTCAAAAACCTATAATCTGGCATAAAAAAGAAGTTCAAATGATTATTCTATTCTCTTGCAGTGATAGTAATAATTACATTTATAATACCTTAACCAATATCCTCACTAATCTTTCAATTAAAGAAAAAGGGAACTGGAATCTTATTGAAGATACCAGTTACCCAATGTTTTTAAAAATGATGATTAGAAATCAGTTCTAA